The DNA region TACGGTTTTTTAGGATACCCATTACTGCAAGCGGCTGATATTTTAATCTATAAATCAGGTCAAGTTCCGGTGGGAGCGGATCAGGTTCCACACATCGAGCTTGCCCGCGAAATTGCGCGTCGCTTTAATCATCTGTATGGCAAAGAGCCTGGTTTCGAAGAAAAGGCCGAAGTAGCGATCAAGAAGTTGGGTAAAAAGAACGGCAAGTTGTATTCGTCATTACGAAAACGCTATCAAGAAGAAGGTGACGATGAGGCATTGGCGACGGCGCGTGCGTTGTTAGAAGGACACGCATCGATCAGCTTAGGTGACAAAGAGCGACTCTACGGATATCTAGAGGGTGGCGGAAAAGTTATTTTGCCAGAACCTCAAGCAATGTTGACGCCAGTGTCGAAAATGCCAGGTCTGGATGGACAAAAAATGTCGAAATCTTACGGTAACACGATTACCTTGAGAGAAGAGCCTGAATCGGTTGAGAAGAAAATTCGTACCATGCCGACCGACCCTGCTCGAGTTCGTCGCAACGATCCTGGTAACCCAGATAACTGCCCAGTGTGGGAGTTCCACAAGATATATTCCAATGAAGAAGTTCAGAGCTGGGCCAGAGAAGGTTGTACAACCGCCGGAATCGGGTGCATAGAATGCAAACAACCAGTGATTGATTGTGTTATCAAGGAACAAAAAGTGTTTCGCGACAACGCGCAAGAATACGTCGAAAATCCTGAACTGGTTCGCAACATTGTTAATGAAGGCAGTGAGCACGCGCGCGATGTTGCTCGAGAAACTATGGATGACGTTCGTCAAGCCATGGGCCTTAGTTATCGTTAATCGTTGGTGATTACCTAAGTATGAGCAGTGAAGTGAATTCAGAAACCCTTGAGCCGAAACAAACCGTTGAGCCTGTCGCGAGCAACGCTCAGGCTAACGCTGCTAGTCAGCAGCCGGTTCAGGAAGAAATGGCGTTTGCACTTATTAACGGTGAGCCCGTTAAAGAAATGCCGAAAGATCTTTACATTCCACCGGATGCGCTTGAAGTTTTCTTAGAAGCGTTTGAAGGGCCTTTGGATTTGCTGCTGTATTTAATTCGGCGTCAAAACCTAGACATCTCGAATATTCCG from Pleionea litopenaei includes:
- a CDS encoding tryptophan--tRNA ligase, with the translated sequence MRPSGKLHLGHYHGVLKNWVQLQHEYECFFCAVDWHALTTHYDDPSIIEPSIWDMVIDWLAAGVNPGNSTIFIQSKVPEHAELHLLLSMITPLGWLERQPTYKEQQEKLKEKDLSTYGFLGYPLLQAADILIYKSGQVPVGADQVPHIELAREIARRFNHLYGKEPGFEEKAEVAIKKLGKKNGKLYSSLRKRYQEEGDDEALATARALLEGHASISLGDKERLYGYLEGGGKVILPEPQAMLTPVSKMPGLDGQKMSKSYGNTITLREEPESVEKKIRTMPTDPARVRRNDPGNPDNCPVWEFHKIYSNEEVQSWAREGCTTAGIGCIECKQPVIDCVIKEQKVFRDNAQEYVENPELVRNIVNEGSEHARDVARETMDDVRQAMGLSYR